The following are encoded together in the Gemmatimonadales bacterium genome:
- a CDS encoding alpha/beta fold hydrolase, with translation MVFFGRLRRAVLVAGAVTVAGLATSSPVSEPLAPPHRAITVGSGSLRLRAVRAGAGPVVVLLHGFGESLLAWEGVFDRLSREADVVALDLPGFGSSSKPRTGYSTDSLASAVLRAMDTLDIRRAVLVGHSMGGAVAAAVTVAAPDRVRGLAMIDPAVVSAPWLRGAGATSERNRDLVRRGIAGYEAFRMRFAGAHDPAWLAESDSAMAYNPATDADYVTALQAVLREFDFFYISPDRARRLQLPIIILWGEYDLTVSVELGRALANALPTSEFHVVARSWHRPHVERPAEVAALIAGFLRRLPDLQSPGDH, from the coding sequence ATGGTTTTCTTCGGGCGGCTGCGCCGAGCCGTTCTGGTGGCCGGCGCCGTGACCGTCGCCGGCTTGGCAACCTCCTCACCGGTGAGCGAGCCGCTCGCGCCGCCACACCGCGCCATCACCGTGGGCTCAGGCAGCCTGCGGCTACGGGCGGTCAGGGCGGGCGCCGGGCCGGTCGTCGTTCTGCTGCACGGATTCGGCGAGTCGCTGCTCGCGTGGGAAGGCGTCTTCGACCGCCTGTCGCGGGAAGCCGACGTGGTTGCGCTCGACCTGCCCGGCTTCGGCTCGTCGTCCAAGCCGCGCACCGGATACTCGACAGACTCCCTGGCGTCAGCAGTCCTCCGCGCGATGGACACCCTCGACATCCGGCGCGCGGTGCTCGTTGGCCACTCGATGGGAGGCGCCGTGGCAGCAGCCGTCACAGTGGCCGCTCCCGACCGCGTCCGCGGTCTCGCGATGATCGATCCGGCGGTCGTGAGCGCACCGTGGCTGAGAGGAGCCGGCGCCACGAGCGAGAGGAACCGCGACCTGGTGCGCCGCGGCATTGCCGGATACGAGGCATTCCGGATGAGGTTCGCGGGCGCTCATGATCCGGCCTGGCTGGCAGAGTCGGACAGCGCCATGGCGTACAATCCAGCGACCGATGCCGATTACGTCACTGCGCTCCAAGCTGTGTTGCGGGAATTCGATTTCTTCTATATCAGCCCGGACCGAGCGAGACGGCTGCAGCTGCCAATTATCATCCTGTGGGGCGAATACGATCTCACCGTGTCGGTAGAACTCGGCCGGGCACTAGCCAACGCCCTGCCAACATCGGAATTCCACGTCGTAGCCCGCAGCTGGCACCGCCCGCATGTCGAGCGACCCGCCGAAGTGGCAGCCCTGATCGCTGGATTCCTCAGGCGGCTTCCAGACCTCCAGTCGCCTGGCGACCACTAG